The proteins below come from a single Melospiza georgiana isolate bMelGeo1 chromosome 4, bMelGeo1.pri, whole genome shotgun sequence genomic window:
- the DLD gene encoding dihydrolipoyl dehydrogenase, mitochondrial, translated as MQRWGRVSCALARRSHFDRIHHGLQGVCAVPQRSYADQVDADVTVIGSGPGGYVAAIKAAQLGFKTVCVEKNATLGGTCLNVGCIPSKALLNNSHLYHLAHGKDFANRGIEITGLRLNLEKMMEQKSSAVKALTGGIAHLFKQNKVVHVSGFGKITGKNQVTATKEDGSTQVINTKNILIATGSEVAPFPGITIDEDTIVSSTGALSLKQVPEKMVVIGAGVIGVELGSVWQRLGADVTAVEFMGHVGGMGIDMEISKNFQRILQKQGFKFKLNTKVTGATKRPDGKIDVAVEAAAGGKAEVLTCDVLLVCIGRRPFTKDLGLEEMGIELDKKGRIPVNNRFQTKIPNIYAIGDVVAGPMLAHKAEDEGILCVEGMAGGAVHIDYNCVPSVIYTHPEVAWVGKSEEQLKEEGVEYKVGKFPFAANSRAKTNADTDGMVKILSHKSTDRMLGAHILGSGAGEMVNEAALAMEYGASCEDVARVCHAHPTVSEAFREANLAASFGKAINF; from the exons TGGATGCCGATGTCACCGTCATTGGCTCTGGGCCTGGAGGATATGTTGCTGCCATCAAAGCAGCTCAGCTTGGGTTTAAG ACTGTCTGTGTAGAAAAAAATGCAACGTTAGGGGGAACCTGTTTGAATGTTGGATGTATTCCATCCAAG GCCTTGCTGAACAACTCACATCTGTATCATTTGGCCCACGGAAAAGATTTCGCTAATAGAGGAAttgaaa TTACAGGACTCCGTTTGAATCTAGAGAAGATGATGGAACAGAAGAGTAGTGCAGTGAAGGCCTTAACAGGTGGAATTGCtcatttatttaaacaaaacaag GTTGTACATGTATCTGGGTTTGGAAAAATAACTGGCAAGAACCAAGTCACTGCAACTAAAGAGGATGGCAGCACACAAGTTATCAACACAAAGAACATACTCATAGCCACAGGCTCAGAAGTGGCTCCCTTCCCTGGAATTACT ATTGATGAAGATACCATTGTGTCATCCACTGGTGCGCTGTCACTGAAACAAGTTCCAGAAAAGATGGTTGTCATTGGTGCAGGAGTCATCGGTGTGGAACTG GGTTCAGTTTGGCAGCGCCTCGGTGCAGATGTGACAGCTGTTGAGTTCATGGGCCATGTTGGGGGAATGGGAATTGACATGGAGATCTCTAAGAACTTCCAACGCATTCTTCAGAAGCAGGGATTCAAGTTTAAACTGAACACCAAAGTCACTGGTGCTACCAAGAGACCAGATGGAAAAATAGATGTAGC TGttgaagctgctgctggtggcaagGCAGAAGTATTAACTTGTGATGTGCTCCTAGTGTGCATCGGTAGGCGCCCTTTTACAAAAGATCTAGGTCTTGAGGAAATGGGAATAGAACTTGATAAGAAGGGAAGAATTCCAGTCAACAACAGATTCCAAACCAAGATTCCAAA CATCTATGCTATTGGTGATGTAGTTGCTGGACCTATGCTGGCCCACAAGGCTGAGGATGAAGGCATTCTTTGTGTAGAAGGCATGGCTGGGGGAGCAGTTCACATTGACTATAACTGCGTTCCCTCTGTCATCTACACTCACCCTGAAGTGGCCTGGGTGGGCAAGTCAGAAGAACAGCTGAAAGAAGAG GGTGTAGAATACAAAGTTGGGAAATTTCCATTTGCTGCAAACAGTAGAGCAAAGACAAATGCTGACACAGATGGCATGGTGAAGATACTTAGTCATAAGTCAACAGACAGGATGTTGGGTGCTCACATTTTAGGCTCA GGTGCTGGTGAAATGGTGAATGAAGCTGCCCTTGCAATGGAATATGGAGCATCATGTGAAGATGTAGCCAGAGTTTGCCATGCCCATCCA ACGGTGTCAGAAGCCTTCAGGGAAGCAAACCTAGCAGCATCCTTTGGCAAAGCTATCAACTTCTAA